AACACCTCCGGAAGATCACGCCAGGGAGAGCCGGTCCGCACGATCCAAAGCACACCTTCCACGAACATCCGGTTGTCTCGCCCGGTCGAGCCCTTCTGGTCGGGCCGGCCGATGATCAGCGGCGCCATGCGCTCCCAGGCCGCGTCGCTCAACACCAAACGATCCATCACACCCAAGACTGCCTCCCCAAAAGCAGCCTTGAATCTGATTTGCTCTCAAAAGGGAATCCTTAGAGTCCACACTGCCTAGCATTACAGTTGCATCTTCCTGAAGGTTCTGAATCTATGGGCGACCATGATTCGGGATCTGATGATTGGTGGCGCGTCGGTTGAGGATACGCTGACGCTGTGGGCTTCGTCGTTGCGAGATGCCAAGCAACGCATCCGTCCGCTGTTTACGCAAGAGCGGGTCGCGGCCTCGGCGGGGCAATTTCTCGACGGACTGTTGGGCAACGAGCCGCGCAAGACGGGTTGGATGCGGGCGGAAGCGGCTGGCGATCCAGGCCCGTGGCGCCAGCAGGCGATTCTGGGTCGGGGGCAGTGGGATGCCGACGCGCTGCGCGATATTGTACGTGAGTACGCGCTGGAAACGCTGGGTGACGAGGACGCGGTTCTGGTCATCGATGAGACCGGCTTTTTGAAACAGGGCAAGGCCTCGTGTGGGGTCGCGCGCCAGTACACTGGCTCGGCGGGCAAGATCACCAATTGCCAGATCGGAGTGTTTGCCTCCTATGTGTCGCGGCATGGCCATGCCTTCATCGATCGGGCGCTCTACCTGCCAAAGGAATGGACGGACGAACCCGCTCGCCTGAAGGCCGCACATGTCCCGAGCGATGTGAGCTTTGCGACGAAGCCCCGGATCGCGCATCAAATGATCGCTCGCGCGATCGCCGCAAAGGTGCCGTTCTCGTTCATAGCAGCGGACAGCGTGTATGGCACGGGAGCGATCGAAACCCTGCTGCGCAAGGCGGGCAAAGGCTATGTTCTGGGGGTTGCTTCCAATCACGTGTTCTATTCCTGGGGCAAGCAGCAGCCTGTCGCCGGCACTGCCTCTACGATCGCGCAGAGCCTTCCCAAGAAGGCCTGGCGCCGCCTGCCGTCCGGCGAAGGAACCAAAGGTCCGCGCTGGCACGACTGGGCCTATCTTGAGCTGGCCGATCTCGACGCCGGCGAATACAACGACGACCTTGCCGGGGAATGGACCCGAGGTCTTCTGATCCGCCGCAATATTGCCGACAACAGCTTAGCCTTCTTCTCCACATGGTGCCCCAAGGGCACGTCCATGCAGAAGCTGGTATCCGTGGAAGGCCATCGCTGGGCCATCGAAGACAGCTTCGAAACCGCCAAGAACGAGCTCGGTCTTGATCACAACGAAACCCGCTCCTGGCATGGCTGGCATCGCCATGTCTCACTGGTCATGCTTGCCTTCGCCACGATGGCCGTCATCCGTCATCGGGCCAACACCGGAGCATTGCTTAAAAAAACGCGACCGCGGCCCCGACCGAAGCATCGTTCTTGATCCGCTGGTCGATCCCGGAAATCCGCCGCATCGCCATGAAGCTCGCCCAGCGGCGCATCCCGCATGCCCACATCCTCGCATGGTCATCCTGGCGCAGGGCTCATCAAGCCAACGCGCGCAAAGCGCATCTCAAGCAAAAATTACAACTGTAATGCTAGTGGCTGGTGTCTCATCAGTAAGAGCAAGCTCTCTCGCTGATGACGGTGACAACAAAGCCCAGTCTCGCCGGGGAGAGCACGTATAAGCCGTAACCCATCGCGCAGGGAAAGCCGGGATTGCTCCGGTTTCACCTGTGGTCCTACCTCCCGTGCTTTCCATTTGCACGGGACCCATGGGTGCGATCGGCACCCGGCTTTCCCTGCGCCCTCTGATCAAGGAGAGGGTGGAGCGAAGTGCAAACCTCGGGCGCATCGTGCCGCGAGAATGCGAACGTATGACTCACAAGCGGTGCGACAAACTCGGTGTCGTCCTGGCGAAAGCCAGGACCCATTATCCCAAATGCTCATTGTTGAGCGACGCTGGGGCCACGTTCCCGTTTACAATCAAATGCGGTGGTTATGGGGCCTGGCGCTCGCCAGGACGACGAACGACGAGTGGCACGCACAACGCCTGCCGCGGAGTATTGCTCCCTTGCTTGCGCAGGGATGACACTGCGCGTGACGCGCTACTTCATCATAGCCACTGCCTTGCGCAGCATGGTTGCAAATTTCGCGATTGCCGACTGCCTCATCTTCAGGCAATGACGGCCGGCAATGAACAAGAGCTACGAGGAAACTGCTGCTCGTCTGGCGCCGGCGATCTTTGTCGTGCTGTGGAGCACCGGATTCATCGGCACCAAATACGTCATCAACAATGCGGAGCCGCTGACCTATCTTGCGATCCGGATGGCGTTCGTGGTGGTGGTGATGATGGTCATCGCCGCGATCGCGCGGCCGAGATGGCCGGACCGGGCCGGCATGTTTCACAGCGCGGTCGCCGGCATCCTGGTGCACGGCTTCTATCTCGGCGGCACGGCGATTGCGATCGCGCATTCGATTCCGGCCGGGCTCTCCGCGCTGATCCCGGGCCTGCAGCCGATCCTGACCTCGACGATCGCCAACCGCTGGTTAGGGGAACGCGTCACGTCGCTGCAATGGGGCGGGCTCGTGCTCGGCCTTGCCGGCGTCGCCCTGATCCTGCACGACCGGCCGATGACAGGCGAGGCGGG
The DNA window shown above is from Bradyrhizobium sp. ISRA464 and carries:
- a CDS encoding IS701 family transposase; amino-acid sequence: MIRDLMIGGASVEDTLTLWASSLRDAKQRIRPLFTQERVAASAGQFLDGLLGNEPRKTGWMRAEAAGDPGPWRQQAILGRGQWDADALRDIVREYALETLGDEDAVLVIDETGFLKQGKASCGVARQYTGSAGKITNCQIGVFASYVSRHGHAFIDRALYLPKEWTDEPARLKAAHVPSDVSFATKPRIAHQMIARAIAAKVPFSFIAADSVYGTGAIETLLRKAGKGYVLGVASNHVFYSWGKQQPVAGTASTIAQSLPKKAWRRLPSGEGTKGPRWHDWAYLELADLDAGEYNDDLAGEWTRGLLIRRNIADNSLAFFSTWCPKGTSMQKLVSVEGHRWAIEDSFETAKNELGLDHNETRSWHGWHRHVSLVMLAFATMAVIRHRANTGALLKKTRPRPRPKHRS
- a CDS encoding DMT family transporter, which gives rise to MNKSYEETAARLAPAIFVVLWSTGFIGTKYVINNAEPLTYLAIRMAFVVVVMMVIAAIARPRWPDRAGMFHSAVAGILVHGFYLGGTAIAIAHSIPAGLSALIPGLQPILTSTIANRWLGERVTSLQWGGLVLGLAGVALILHDRPMTGEAGWGWLASVVSLISITLGTLYQRRYCNRIDWRVGNLVQYIAVTIFFGIGALLFESNVVHWTAEFVLALAWLVFALSIGSIGLLYWLIRHHAATSVASLFYLVPAVTALMAYVLFGERLDPVAISGMAACAAAVLLVNRRP